TAGGTGTCAAGGACTTGCTTGAGAAGTTGAAGGTGCTGGTGGAGGAAGATGATCATGTAACTGTTGACCTTGCTGTGAAGGTGTTCTTCCTGATACTCTACCAGAATTTGCTGTGCCCCGGGCCTGCGGTTCGTTTGGGTAGAGTTGCTGCAATGGTAGAGAACATGGATTATACGGCTATGGCTCAAATGGAATTTTGCCAGCTTGTTGTTGGTGAGTTGCAGGCAGCTGTGGTGAGGTGGCAAACAGAAGGCAGCAAGCAGAATTGTGTAGAGGGTTGTGCCATTGTCCCCCTGATTATGTATCTTGACTGCTTGAAGCTTCGCAAATTTTCAGTCATGCACACGTTGACGCCACGTGCGTCATACCTGACGACCAAGGACCTGATGAAGTTATACAATGAGGATGTGCTTGTGAAGGGAAAGATTTACTTGGAAACTTACAACTTTGGGAAGCTGCCGGTTAGTGCATCTGAGTTTTTAATATCGGTTTTTAAAAAAAGGTGCAGCCTTTATAAATCTGAACTTTTCTAGTACTCACATGTGTACTTCTCTTTGCCTCTTGTCTTTTTTTTGCAGTGGAAGGAGTCAGGTGATACTGTGTACAACCGTCCTATTGCAGTTGTATGCGGCAGCTCTGATGCGGGACCTAGCACTCATGCTAGGTTTTATGAGCCTATAGGTAGCCAGCTTCCTGCCTGTGATGATGAGGTGCCGCGTACTCGTGGTTTCATGGCTTGACAGATGTTTGATAATAGAAGCTCTTCTAAACAGTCATTTGTTGGCGGCAAAAAAGACGAGGAGATTGGTGAGCTTCTTCTGAAGGTTTTGAAGTTGACTGAAGATTTGCCAACCTTTGGTGACAGGTTGAGGATAGTTGCTGGTGTTTCCCTGTTGGCCATGGCCCACGAGATGAAGATATTGTTGCTGCTCACAATTTTGATTGTGGCATGATTGAAAGCTTGAAGATTGTAGTGACAAATGTTCGGTCTTCGTATGCTCAATTGAGACATTCACAAGAGGAAAAATGCGGTCGGTATGAGAAGGATGCTGGGCATATTTTGGATGAAATGAACCGTTAGGACGCTGGCGTTGGCGCTGATAATGTATGTTCTAGGTTTTTTGTGGCTTTGAACCTATTTTGTGTATTATGTGGACTGCTTGACACTATTTTTGTTTTTTGTGATAGGCTGGAGTGGAATCTTCTGGTGTCCATGGAACTAGGGACGATGGAATTGGTCAGGTACAAGTACTTCTGCCATGTCTGTTCTGCCATGCGTCCCTCTTCTTAAACTTGCATTTGTTGCTTTCCATTTTTATTGTATTTTTTTGTGTACTTCACGGTTGTAAAGTGTGCATAGTTGaagttttttcttttttggtCGTTACCATCTTATTTTCGTTTTTGGTTTGTTCTATGCCTGTAGACTAGTGTTGGTGCTTGTGATTTGCACAAACAGACCTATGATGGCTTTGGGAAGgatgaggtcttggctgatgcatcGTCCCCTCTGGATGTTGTAGCTGATAAGGTATAGTTGTATTACTTGTTCTGTTAGTGTGTTGTAATCtaattttttgttgttgttgtaaaCTTGATGTACGCTGTTATGTTCACCATATGCATTTTCATTTACATATGTTAGCTGCAATAGTTTTACATGTGTGAGCTTCAGTCTTTGACATAAGTGAACTGCATTCCATTTCGCATGCGTGGTCCATAATGTTTTACATACGTAAGCTTCAGTATTTAACATAACTGAACTGCATCGTTTGACAAAGTGAATTGCAGTTCTTTTTTATGTATATGTGGGTTGAAGTTGTAGTTGTTTTGACACACGTGGGTTGTAGTTGTTTTGCATATGTGGACTGCAGttgttctgtgtatgttgtcagCAGTCTTTGATATAAGTGTCCTATGTGTTGTTGTGTTAATTATCCCCACGCTCATTTTGTGTTATTGTGTGTGTTTTAAACTTTCCACGGCCTGGAGAAGAAAACGTGGAAGTTCACATTGATCTGAATTAGGGTGGTTGTGCTGTTGATGGTGGTGGCAGTGTTGATGCTTCTGCATCGGTTGCCGTCGACTGTGCAGACCCTTATGTAGCTCAAGAATCCCATGATGCTGTTACCCCTAGTCGTCATGAAGATTCTGATTTTGGCATTGAAAAGCCGCTGGAGAATGTCGTCCCTGCTGTTAGTGTTGTTGCTTCCCCTGTTTGTCTGGCGACCAACGATGTTCCTGAAGTATCGAGAGTGGAGCCTCATGTGGCTGAAGTATCTAAGGACGTTGCGGTTGACCAGACTATTGTAAATCCAGAGAATGCTGATGTTGCTGCAGAAGGGCAGTCTAGTGAGGTTGTGGTGGATTCGCCGCAACCTATCCAAGAAAATGTTTTGGTCAGCTCTCAAGAACAACAACATGAAGACTCTGACACTGAAGGCAAGAGTTTTGTTTCGAACAGTGCAGTTGAAGTTTTTCTCATTTCCTTTTGTTTAGTTACTATGGTATCTGTATTAGATGTTTAGTGATAAGTGGAACTTGATCTTTTGTTTATGATTTTCAAAATAGCTAGCAGAATTTTCTTATCTTAATATTTGAACTTCATTATCTTGGATAAGTGAACTTCATCCTTTTATTACAGATGACGAACTTCCTGTTGTGACACCATCGAGCATTGATCCAACTCTTCTGAAAAGATACAATGAGTTGTATGCTGCTGTTACGAGGGttcggaaggacaagaagaagaagtatGGTTTTTTAGAAATTGTTTTGTTCATATGTATTTTCTAATTTTGGTTTTTAGCCCTTTTtctttgttgttattttttttagTATCTTATGTTTCAGTTTTTCATGAAAAATTCAGGGACATGATTGCTTTTAAAACTGAGATGGGTGATATTACCATTGGCGAATTTGGTAAATCCTTTTGGATAAAGGGATGCTCACTACAAGACTTGTAGATCTTGGGGTTTCTTTACTGGTAGATAAGTTTAAGGGATCTCCGACAATGGTTGTCCCGTACCATATTTGTGTAAGAATGCAGaaatttttgttttatttttttgattttcttttctgatttcgtGCGACGACATGTTTTCTTGAGCACTATTTGATTTTGGATTTTGTATTGGTAGACAAATATTTGGAATGGTGTTACTGTAGGCAGGAGTGTTAAAATGATGTTCTCTTCAAAAGCCGAGGAGCGTGTTGATTAAAAGGATATGGTGAGTAACGTTTTTATGTGTCGAAAACTATAttttgcgtgtttgtttttatagtgttctgtttcttcttcttataataattttatttatttttttgtgcTTCAAACAGGTCCTTTTTGCAACTTTTGATCCGCCAGATACGAGGGATGGCATTGGTCATTATTGTGTAGTTGCGTTAAATGTGAAAGAAAGGTGGTTTGAATTTCTTGACTCGCTCAATAAACCTGGCAGCCCTGATGCGATCAGAGTTTTTTGGAGGATGGTTAAAAATATCAAGCGTGCATGGAAAGAAGGAAGCTCAAGTTCCGATGAGCCGCTAAATCCTCCTACACTTGATGGATTTGTGTTGAAACATGTCATTGTCCCAATGCAGCCTAATGGGTGTGTTCCGTACAGCCCCTCTTCACCATACTGCTCAAGTTTTTTTTCATTTTGTGAAACTGATGTTTTTTATTCTTTTATTGCGGGCATGATTGTGGATTCTATATGTTTCAATTCCTGCAGACTTGGGATGGTGTTCGAGTTGCTCAGTTTGGGGTGGAGCACATTGGCTACATCAGAAAGGCCATGCTCTATAGTTGGCTCACATCGAGAAAGTGTTCCCTTGATTTAACATCACTTTTAATTTTTGCAGATAAAGGTTGTTTTACTGAACTTCTTTATCCttcctttatttattttttgtctACTACTTGCTTCCGGTTCTTACGGGCATTTTTTAATAGTTTGTTTAGTTAAGTTCGTGATTTAGAATGTATGTATATATTTATTTGTTGTGTTAATGAGATGCGTTTTATTTTTTGGGCAAGTGAGCTGCATTGTTCTTTATAAGTGGGTTGCATTGTTGTATACAAGTAGGCTGCATTGTTGTATACATTTTTTATTCTGCATTGTTGTAGACAAGTGGACTGCATTGCTGTAGACAATTGTGCTGCATTCTATTCTTTAGTGAACTGCATTTTTTATTTTAATGAGATGTATTACATGTTTTTTGGTTTTGTATTTTGTGCTGAGTGTTTCCATTTTTTTCTACACGTTTTTAGGTTTTGATGGGGGGCTTCATGAAGGTTGTACGTCACTGTTCGAGTCCCAGGGTTCTGATGTGGTTATGGAGGATTGCGCCATTGAAATCTCTCCAGACAATTCTGGTTCTTTGGCTGGAGATGGTTTGAACACAGTTGTGGCGTCTGGACCGGATGGTGGAAGTGTTTCTCGACCTAGCTCTCCACGCGATGTATTTGATGTtgttgatgatgattttgttacgCCGTGTCCTCGCGTCACGAGGACTCGGAGTGCAGCAATTAATCGTCCTCCTGTGGATGACGTTGACGTTTTTTTGAACAAGAGGGCAGGTGAGAGGGCCTTTTAAGTTGAGATGCTCTATAAAGAAATTGAAGCCTCCGAGGTTCAAATATATTGATGAGGCAAGGAAAATAAAGGATCTTGTTCTCAGCAAAGATTTTGTAACCAAATACCACGAGTAAGTTTTATGTGTGTGCCCTTGATCCTTTTTGggtgttttgtttttaattttaattttattgATCCCATCTCTGTATGTTTACTGCAGGAATGCGTTCTTTATGGTGAACAGTCCTTTTGGTGATCTTGATACTTACACTGTTGACTATATCTATAATACATTTGGCAAAGGAGCTTCAATGGATTCGTATCTCATGGATTTTGTCATCAAGTACTGGAAGCAAGACCCTGAAATGGGTTTAGTTTATCATTCTGGTGAACGTGTGCTACTTTCACCCTTATTTATCACGGTAAACGTGTGCTGTCATTTTTTTCTATTGTACTGGTTTTTTTATGTccatgcgtgcatgcattgttTATTCTTTTTTTATATCCTTTCTTTGTTCTTTTTTCTTTGCAGTATGTTCTTCAGATGGAAACCTTTGTGACGAGAGATGACGAAGGAAACCCTGTGTTGCCAGTTGTGCATAGCTCGTTTGTTTTACAAGATGCAGCTAACCAGTTCAAGGTTTTTGTGAGTGACGACGTAAACCTGTTGGATGCAAAACTGGTAAGTTCATTGTTTCCCGTCGTTTATTTTTCTGGTTTGTTGCATTTCTTTTTATAGTTAATTTTTGGAACAGTGGTTCTAGTGCTACGTGTCGAAATAAGTTTTCAttccattttttgtttttttatgtGAACATATTATGATGCCGCGCTCCAAGGATGGTCATTATTCCTTATACACGATGAACTAGCATCGCCAGACGTTTGATATCCATGACACTAGGAAGTACACTGGCCATGCTGATGTCACGACAAAGTGGCGCACGAGTGATTACCACTCAGATTGCACTGAAGTGGTATGTCATTTTTCTCGCCAAGTGCAAAGCTTTTTTGTGTTTCTCCTACTGCATTTTTTTTTATAAACTGCACATGCAATGTTAGCACACATAGGACCACACTTGTTTATGTAGTGTACTGCAACATATGTGTGACAGAACTGCATTTTTCTCAGACCCCCCATAATCCTTGCAAAGAAGGAGATAAAAGGAAATGACCTCACGTGCATTTAAAAGAGGGACTGTCTAGACGTTGAGAACAacttttgtattttttggttcgTCTGAATCGTAATTTGATCTGTGGTGTGTGTTATTTTCACATTGTGCTTCCTTTTTTTGCCAGATGAGGAGGATGACTCAGTTGCTGAAGGCGATTTATGGTGAAAAAATGTATAAATCTAAGAACCACCCTGACTGGGTTAAATTGGCAGAGAAGCCCTCTTACCCGGTCGTGCCAGCGCAGGGAGCAAATGAGTGCGAAATCTATGTTCTGAGGGTGACGCTGTTGTATGACGGCCAACGTCTAGTTGAGAAAATTATCAAAACCGACGTAACACCTTCTctgttttcttctttttattGTTACTTTTTTCATTATTTTACCTTTTCACCTTTTGTTCTTTATGACAACCTTTTATTTAATCACTGTctgcatttttttaattttttttcagcCTGCTGTTGAAGATTGGAAGGCGGAGTACATGTTCCAGCTGTTGTTCAATTCTTCGAACATGTTGTGTTATGAAGACATGCCGCTTGAGCTACGAGAACTGATTGCGGACCTCGGGCTTACTTCCCTGTCGCAATCGCAGACGCAGTAACAATCTACTTGGTAAAAACCCTATGTATGGACAAGAACTAGGGGTCATGTTGTGTACTGTGTGGTGTCTAGGGTATATAATGTATGAAAAGACTTTTGTTTTCTGTTGCTGTGATTTTTGTCAGCTTTTTTGCAGCAGTGTTTTATGGACGAATTTGTATCTATATGTGTATTTTATATAAATAATTCATACAGTATATATAtgtgtatatttttatttttgttgaCTTACACGTTCTGTGTGAACTGGCATTTTGTCACGCTTATACGTATCTCATGTGTCCCATAAACTGCATTGCATGTGATGCCGAACTTCTTCGTCCAACAAAAAGCACTGCATTTTTGTCTACAAGTTTGTGCCGCACCTGATTTTTTTGCTGCACTTTTTGCCGCAGACCCTGCATTCATGTGTGTATCCTTGAACTGCATTGCTTTTATGATACTGCATTGCTTTGCCTAACCAAGTGCACTGCTTTTGCCTAAAGATGCGTCCTTCAGTTGGttaattttttattgtttgtATTATAAGGTAGGGGGGTTGCCCCCCCATTTTTTTGGTTGTTTATAGATTTGTATTTGCTCTTTGTATTCCCTGTACTTAACGTACTGCGtacgttagcgcgaggccgaacaggggggtgggaggggggtcgtgaccccctccccacccccctgcgaggccgagcctggaacgagccggagcaggcggcgacgcggcgtgccgcggcgccgcatgcgcaggcgagtccgtcacaccccgtcgcctccctgtctatcttaggggtgtggctctggggctgcgtgcgtcctattgttcgAAAagcagaatgtccgcactgcgcctgtcaaccaagcgcactgcatgcgttagcgcgaggccgagcagggggtgggaggggggtcgtgacccccctccccacccccctgcgaggcgaaacctggaacgagccggagcaggcggcgacccggcgtgccgcggcgccgcatgcgcaggcgagtccgtcacaccccgtcgcctccctgtctatcttaggggtgtggctctggggttgcgtgcgtcctattgttggaaaaacggAATGTCCGCACTgtgcctgtcaaccaagcgcactgcgtgcgttagcgcgaggcagAGCAgaggggtgggaggggggtcgtgacccccctccccacccccctgtgaggccgagcctggaacgagccggagcaggcggcgacgcggcgtgccgcggcgccgcatgcgcaggcgagtccatCACACCCCGTcacctccctgtctatcttaggggtgtggctctggggttgtgtgcgtcctattgttggaaaaacagaatgtccgcactgcgcgtgtcaaccaagcgcactgcgtgagttagcgcgaggccgagcagggggggtgggaggggggtcgtgacccccctccccacccccctgcgaggccgagcctggaacgagccggagtaggcggtgatgcggcgtgccgcggcgccgcatgcgcaggcgagttcGTCACACCCTGTCGcgtccctgtctatcttaggggtgtggctctggggttgcgtgcgtcctattgttggaaaaacagaatgtccgcactacgCCTATCAACCAAGCGCACcacgtgcgttagcgcgaggccgagcagggggggtgggagggggggttgtgacccccctccccaccccctacgaggccgagcctggaacgagccggagcaggcggcgatgcggcgtgccgcggcgccgcatgcgcaggcgagtccgtcacaccccgtcacctccctgtctatcttaggggtgtggctctggggttgcgtgcgtcctattgttggaaaaacagaatgtccgcactgcgcctatcaaccaagcgcactgcgtgcgttagcgcgaggccgagcaggggggtggagggggggtcgtgacccccctccccacccccctgcgaggccgagcctggaacgagccggagcaggcggcgacgcggcgtgccgcgacgccgcatgcgcaggcgagtccgtcacaccccgtcgcctccgtgtctatcttaggggtgtggctctggggttgcatgcgtcctattgttggaaaacaGAATGTCCACACTGCGCCTATCAACCAAGcacactgcgtgcgttagcgcgaggccgagcaggggggtgggaggggggtcgtgacccccctcctccccacccccctgtgatgccgagcctggaacgagccggagcaggcggtgacgcggcgtgccgcggcgccgcatgcgcaggcgagtccgtcacaccccgtcgcctccctgtctaccatgcgcaggcgagtccgtcacacgcTGTGCGCCTGTCAACGAAGCCAGGATGTGACGTGGGATTGTGTCGTTGTAGCCAAGTGAAAAGATTCGTTGTGGAAGTGTTTTTGATTGGCTGGAAAAAATATTCGTCTAAGCGAACTGCAATGCTTTATTGACAGCGCATCTTCCATCCCATACCGGACTGCACAGCGGACTGCATTTTTTTAAGGTGAGGGGGTACTGTAGTAACTTGCTAGTTGTGCGTTGTTGGGCTTTGTTTGTTTTTGGGCTGTGAGAATTTGTTGGGCATGTGTTCGGGGAGTGAAGACGCATTGGGCCCAAGTCGGCTTGTGAGCACGGCTGGTTCCCGGTGCGTTGTGTCGGCCTAATcattagtcccacctcgcccgcggAAGGCGTGCCCGACCTATTTATAAGCGCTGGCGAGGCAGCCGTATCGAACTCCTCTGGTTACTTATTTGGGCGCTTATACACGGCGCTCGCTGCTCTATGCTCTATGACCTGTGGGCCCATATGTGTCCGCCCCCATGCATTGTGACTCAGAACGACTCGCCTTCTATGGGTGCAGACCTACTACGAGACTGGCGGGGGACGGGTGCACCTGTGGTGGTCAATTTTTTTCTTTGTATTTTCTATCTTAAGTATTTTGTTTCAATGCAGGGGTGTGCACTTCTTAGCAAAACATCCTTGCACTACATTGATCATGGTTCTGTACTGCATGTGCACGCATTCCGTACTACAGATGTTTGCGCTACATTTTTGTGCACTGCATGGGTAGCATTTTTCTTTACTGTTTTTCCCTCTTACGTATCATTTTTTCTAGTGTATGGGTGTACACTGCTTTGTTGCTTCTATGTGCACTGCATTCGTCATAGTCCTGTGCTGCAGGTGTACACATTTTGTACTGCGTGCATCCTTCGTTGTGCCAAAGTTGTGACTGGTTATGCCAACGCTGCGGAATGCATGACTTACATTTAAGTAGTGCATCAGGTGCACTAATTCTATGTTGTGCACTGTGCGAAAGTGGTTCTCTTGTGGTTCATTTTGAGCATGTACCGCACTTCATGAACACATATAGTGAACTTCCTTGTAAGACTTTGGAGAACTGCACACATTTTTTAGAGACCTATTACGGGACTGGCTGGGGCCTGGTTGTAGCTGGGTGGTCAATTTTTTTCCTTACCTGAAGCATTTTTTCTTTTGGAGTATATATATTTCATGGTAGTACAAATGATATCATTTGTACTGCTTGCACCAACGTTGAGTACTGCACTGCGCGTACCAAGTCTGTATGTTGTGCACTGAACGAAAGTTGCTGCAGCCCCTTCATTCTGCATTTATGCATGTATTGCACTTCATGTATACACTCTGTGAACTGCCTTATATTTGTTATGTGAACTGTATTCACGTTTCTTTATAAATATTAATATTAATGTTCTTTTTCTATAATTACTTTTTGTGGACTGCATGTGTACAAATGTGTAATGCTTATTTTTTAGTATTGTGAACTGCATCAATCTTTCTTTTTTAGGCATGAGTTGTAGTCAGATTACTTAATTTCTTTTTAACGTTGTTTTCGAATATGTTTTGTATGTGAATAGTATGTTTTGGTATCACAAATTAATTTTTTCAAAGTTTTCTGGATACTTGTTCTAACACAAACTAATTTCAGTGAAAGCAATTGATCAGAAGCAAACTGTGATACAAAAGCAAACAACAGAAATATAGTTTAATGATAACTCTAAAAAACGACATTGTTTTTACAAAAGAAAAGTTCGATATGAAGCAATGGACATAATCAAAAGCTtgcatacatgaaacaaagaaCAACACAACGACTAAAGTAAAGTGAAACTAAAACATAGCCCTGAATTATTTCTAGTTGTTGTATTGGATtacagccttgttcttcttctgctttgcttctttgtctctttTTGCCCTGTCCAGTCCCATGATGACATCGTAGATGATTCTCCATGACTCATATGTTGCGAATGCATCTATTGCTGCATACTTGATAAGCTTTTCTGGCAGTGGGCAAAATCCCCACAAAGTATGGTCCTCCTTGTGgttaatttttttcttcatgtcATGGTAGTGAATGTCTATCATCCTGCCGGCAACATCAGCCAAAGAGTCAAACTTCTTTTTATTGTATGGGTCTCTCCATTCCACCTGAATATAGTTGTGGAGTTGATCTCCAAACCAGATAGCTTCAGCTAGCTTTTGTCTCCTTCAATGGCGAATCCGACGAAGGTGTACTCACCATTCATGAAGAATTTGTCTAGTTCCATTGGCCTGCAAGATGTTTGTATAGAGTGAATATAGTTTATTTTCTTAGAAGTACCAATGCTTTTTGTTTTTTCTGAAACTGAACTGCAATATGAATATCTGAATCTGTTGCATTGAGTAGTTGCTAATACTTTGTTCAGCATAACTAGTAAATTTGATAATATATTGCATAAACAATGCATGTTTTGTGCATGATTGTATTCTTGAACTGAATTTCATACATGTTTTGTATAGTAATGTTGCAGTTTTCTATTGTTCAGTCAAATAGTTTGTATTtggtaaaacaaaataaaactgtGTGTATTGCTAGATCATATAATTCAAGAATTGAACACATGAGTGACATACATGGAGCCAGATGAAAACTGTCAATGAATTCATATGCCATGCTTTTCAAAAATGAAAACCATAGTTTAAATATTGGCGATTGCAGTGAAGAAAATTTAAAATCAATATTGACAATCAATAGTACAGATTGATAGTTATTCTAACCTGTCTTTAGCTGCAGAGATGTGGTAGACAAGGCATTCTTTTTCTACGCATAGCTGGAGCACTGCCGTCCGCTGTGGCTTCACGTAGTGCGTGTACTCGACATCAACGCCGACTAGTTTGACGGGCATTCTGCCGAGCTTCCTCCTGAGCGTGGACAGCATCTTGTCCACGTCTTCACCCTTGCTTCTGCAAATGACGTGGAGCTTGTGGTTGCCGTGGAGGTCGACGTCGTGGAGCTCCCTGGTGTACCTGCGGTGCTGCTTGTAAAGAGGTGCATCTGCCATGACTCTCCTCTGCTCTGTCGTGTTTGTTCTGGAGAGAAGAGGTTGGTGAAAGGAGGTGTGGAGAAGAAGATGCAATGGGTTTTTTGGGGTACGAAGCAGTTGTGTTTTCTCCTCTGCTCTCCTTGACAGGACGTGGGAGAGGTGGAGTGGGGTGGTAGCGTGGTGGGGCTCTGGTTTTAGTTACGTGGCAACAACAGAGAGGTTCTGCTATGAGGAGGCTCTATTAGTGCGTTGGAAATCCGGAACGTCGTGTCCTCTTTTTTCGTGACTTGTTCAGGTATGCACACAACTGTCAGAAAATGTGATGATTGTGTTTTCGGTGAATTTTCCTATTAAGTGCACTTCTTTGCTATCAGAACAGAACTGCGTACGTCCACATAGTGTACTGCATGGAAGTGAAATTTATTCTTCGTGCACTGAATTATATCGGATTAGGATTGATACAGATGTACGCACATTTAGTTTCTTGATGGAGTTCTTTCATGCAGTTCTTTATTTTATAATGGGCTGCTTTGCTTAACTAACAGGGCTGCATTCTTCATTTTAGCCATACTACAATGCAGTAGAAGGAGAA
The Aegilops tauschii subsp. strangulata cultivar AL8/78 chromosome 3, Aet v6.0, whole genome shotgun sequence genome window above contains:
- the LOC109775235 gene encoding uncharacterized protein, with amino-acid sequence MADAPLYKQHRRYTRELHDVDLHGNHKLHVICRSKGEDVDKMLSTLRRKLGRMPVKLVGVDVEYTHYVKPQRTAVLQLCVEKECLVYHISAAKDRPMELDKFFMNGEYTFVGFAIEGDKS